One window of Camelina sativa cultivar DH55 chromosome 4, Cs, whole genome shotgun sequence genomic DNA carries:
- the LOC109132510 gene encoding uncharacterized protein LOC109132510: MPVYAMSYFKLPLGLISELESLLMNFWWKKSESSRGISWIAWKRLQYAKKEGGLGFRDLEKFNDALLAKQAWQILKFPNSFFAKVMKARYFPDSSILDATPKKSQSYGWSSILSGLDLLKKGI, encoded by the coding sequence ATGCCGGTCTACGCTATGTCCTATTTTAAACTACCACTTGGACTTATCTCTGAACTTGAATCTTTATTGATgaatttttggtggaaaaaatCTGAGTCGTCTAGAGGAATTTCATGGATTGCTTGGAAAAGACTCCAATACGCTAAGAAAGAAGGTGGTCTTGGATTCCGGGATTTAGAGAAATTCAATGATGCCCTGTTGGCAAAACAGGCTTGGCAAATACTAAAATTTCCTAACAGTTTTTTTGCTAAAGTGATGAAGGCAAGATATTTTCCAGATAGTTCAATCCTTGATGCAACACCTAAAAAGTCACAATCTTATGGTTGGTCTTCCATCCTTTCTGGTTTAGATCTTCTCAAGAAAGGGATTTGA
- the LOC104780698 gene encoding long chain base biosynthesis protein 2b encodes MITIPYLTAVSTYFSYGLLFAFGQLRDYSRLLFDWWRTNNLQGYAPICLAHEDFYIRRLYHRIQDCFGRPISSAPDAWVDVVERVSNDNNKTLKRTTKTSRCLNLGSYNYLGFGSFDEYCTPRVIESLKKFSASTCSSRVDAGTTSVHAELEECVAKYVGQPAAIVCGMGYATNSAIIPVLIGKGGLIISDSLNHTSIVNGARGSGATIRVFQHNTPSHLEKVLKEQIAEGQPRTHRPWKKIIVVVEGIYSMEGEICHLPEIVSICKKYKAYVYLDEAHSIGAIGKTGRGVCELLGVDTADIDIMMGTFTKSFGSCGGYIAGSKDLIQYLKHHCPAHLYATSISTPSAQQIISAIQVILGEDGSNRGAQKLARIRENSNFFRAELQKMGFEVLGDNDSPVMPIMLYNPAKIPAFSRECLRENLAVVVVGFPATPLLLARARICISASHSREDLIKALQVISKAGDLTGIKYFPAAPKKQDEEKYGIKLD; translated from the exons ATGATTACGATCCCATACCTTACAGCTGTATCAACGTATTTCAGCTACGGCTTGCTCTTCGCCTTTGGCCAGCTCCGCGATTACTCCCGCCTTCTCTTCGATTGGTGGCGCACCAACAATCTCCAG GGATACGCACCGATCTGCTTGGCGCATGAGGATTTCTACATCAGACGATTGTATCATCGTATTCAG GACTGTTTTGGACGTCCCATATCAAGTGCACCTGATGCCTGGGTTGATGTCGTTGAGAGAGTCTCTAATGACAACAACAAGACGCTTAA GCGAACGACAAAGACTAGCAGGTGCCTTAATCTGGGGTCCTACAATTATCTTGGATTTGGTTCTTTCGATGAATATTGCACGCCTCGTGTTATTGAGTCTTTGAAGAAATTTTCAGCTAGTACGTGCAGCTCTCGCGTTGATGCAG GAACTACATCTGTGCATGCAGAACTTGAGGAATGTGTTGCTAAATATGTGGGACAACCTGCTGCTATTGTTTGTGGCATGGGCTACGCAACAAACTCAGCTATCATTCCTGTCTTGATTGGAAAG GGAGGGTTGATAATAAGTGATTCTTTGAACCATACTTCAATTGTCAATGGTGCTCGAGGTTCAGGAGCCACTATCCGCGTTTTCCAACACAACA CACCTTCTCATTTggaaaaagtattgaaagaaCAAATTGCTGAGGGACAACCCAGGACGCACAGACCGTGGAAGaaaattattgttgttgttgagggtATTTACAGCATGGAAGGGGAAATTTGTCATCTTCCCGAGATTGTCTCAATATGCAAGAAGTATAAG GCGTATGTTTACTTGGACGAAGCTCACAGCATTGGAGCAATTGGCAAGACAGGAAGGGGTGTTTGTGAACTCCTGGGAGTTGACACTGCTGATATAGACATAATGATGGGAACTTTCACAAAATCGTTCGGGTCTTGTGGTGGCTATATTGCCGGATCCAAG GACCTCATCCAATATTTGAAGCACCATTGCCCTGCTCACCTGTACGCAACATCAATTTCAACTCCTTCCGCACAACAAATCATATCGGCCATACAGGTTATCCTCGGAGAGGATGGTTCAAACAGAG GGGCACAAAAGTTAGCAAGAATAAGGGAGAACAGCAACTTTTTCAGGGCTGAGTTGCAGAAGATGGGGTTTGAGGTTCTTGGAGACAATGATTCCCCAGTAATGCCAATAATGCTTTACAATCCAGCAAAAATCCCAGCCTTCTCAAGGGAATGTTTGCGAGAAAAC TTGGCAGTTGTGGTCGTCGGTTTCCCTGCTACACCTCTATTGCTAGCCAGGGCTCGTATTTGCATATCGGCATCTCACTCAAGAGAAGATCTTATTAAAGCCCTACAG GTTATAAGCAAAGCTGGTGACCTTACCGGGATTAAATATTTTCCGGCAGCTCCAAAGAAGCAAGACGAAGAGAAATATGGCATTAAATTGGATTAA
- the LOC104783917 gene encoding agamous-like MADS-box protein AGL97 encodes MGGLKRKIDTEKKIERKEPRAVTFSKRRKGLFSKASELCLLSGAQIAIITTPVSANSHNSFYSFGHSSVDSVVAAFLADETPTPTRDVDDENLGFWWEDESLAKSENAEELAEAIDSMKRMLHDLKEELQRDDQHVPVDDVVEKENNNNNDASSLGLGLGLGVGGCNRGMEYFDQIVKYLASSSLA; translated from the coding sequence ATGGGGGGCTTGAAGAGGAAAATAGACACGGAGAAGAAGATCGAGAGGAAAGAACCACGAGCTGTTACATTCTCGAAACGTAGGAAGGGCCTTTTCAGCAAAGCGTCGGAGCTCTGTCTTCTCTCCGGCGCTCAAATCGCAATCATAACTACTCCTGTTTCTGCTAATTCCCAcaactctttctactcttttgGACATTCCTCCGTGGATAGCGTTGTCGCTGCTTTCCTCGCTGATGAGACTCCGACTCCGACTCGGGATGTCGATGATgaaaatctagggttttggtGGGAAGACGAGAGTCTCGCCAAGTCGGAGAATGCGGAGGAACTGGCTGAGGCGATTGATTCCATGAAGAGGATGTTACACGATCTCAAGGAGGAGTTGCAAAGAGATGATCAACACGTACCAGTGGACGACGTGGTGGAGAaggagaacaacaacaacaacgatgcTTCTtctttaggtttaggtttaggtttaggtgTGGGTGGATGCAACCGAGGGATGGAATACTTTGATCAAATTGTAAAATATCTTGCATCGAGCTCACTCGCTTGA
- the LOC104780699 gene encoding uncharacterized protein LOC104780699, with the protein MAELRPLDGQQTNGGVIPTPASTSAEATAITAAGSKRLRRPSVRLGEIGGDQYQQQHHHHAAGSAAYDSQGRRSKWTQAATSGNRKDMSKSSRTRALTNLSSGYENIGTLDDERDGNVDSFGVASWRVKKRVGSAAAKRVRSNWVSKTGDGDDKISGGEELEGGFRDFSREDSESPIKEESLDRDGGGFNGRRRYDSNNSSGNREFESNMDGGVGGGGGGREGVKIWLQELGLGRYWPMFEIHEVDEEVLPLLTLEDLKDMGINAVGSRRKMFCAIQKLGREFS; encoded by the coding sequence atggcgGAATTGCGGCCACTGGATGGTCAGCAAACAAACGGCGGAGTTATTCCTACTCCGGCGTCTACTTCAGCCGAAGCGACGGCGATTACAGCCGCGGGATCCAAACGATTGAGAAGACCAAGTGTTCGATTAGGCGAAATCGGCGGGGACCAGTATCAGCAGCAACATCATCACCACGCGGCGGGGTCGGCGGCGTACGATTCGCAGGGGAGGAGATCGAAATGGACACAGGCGGCGACGAGTGGTAATAGAAAAGATATGAGTAAATCGTCGAGGACGAGAGCCCTAACGAATTTGAGTTCTGGGTATGAGAATATCGGAACCCTAGATGATGAAAGAGATGGAAATGTGGATTCTTTTGGTGTTGCGAGTTGGCGGGTCAAGAAACGGGTCGGGTCAGCGGCGGCGAAGAGGGTCCGATCCAATTGGGTATCAAAAACTGGGGATGGGGATGATAAAATTAGTGGAGGGGAAGAATTGGAAGGTGGGTTTAGGGATTTTAGCAGAGAAGATTCAGAGAGTCCGATAAAGGAAGAGTCTTTGGATAGAGATGGTGGTGGTTTTAACGGTAGGAGAAGGTATGACAGTAACAATAGTAGTGGAAACAGAGAATTCGAATCTAATATGGATGGAGGagttggtggtggaggaggaggaagagaaggtgtGAAGATATGGCTACAGGAGTTAGGGTTAGGGAGATATTGGCCTATGTTTGAGATACATGAGGTTGATGAAGAGGTTTTGCCATTGTTGACATTGGAAGATCTTAAAGATATGGGGATTAATGCTGTTGGATCGAGGAGGAAGATGTTTTGTGCAATTCAGAAGCTTGGTAGGGAGTTCTCatga
- the LOC104780700 gene encoding pentatricopeptide repeat-containing protein At3g48810-like, translating into MYLKEGCSLLLKVQKPLIPFVLNTNLNVNHLLPEATTNHAEIKESDVVKRLRQESCVPLALHFFKSVANSNLFKHTPLTFEVMIRKLAMDGQVDSVQYLLQQMKLQGFHCSEDLFISVISVYRQVGLAERAVEMFYRIKEFGCDPSVKIYNHVLDTLLGENRIQMIYTVYRDMKRDGFEPNVFTYNVLLKALCKNNKVDGAKKLLVEMSNKGCCPDAVSYTTVISSMCEFGMVKEGRELAGKFEPVVSVYNALINGLCKDHDYKGAFDLMREMVEKGISPNVISYSTVINVLCNSGQVELAFSLLAQMLKRGCHPNIHTLSSLVKGCFVRGTAVDALDLWNRMIRGFELQPNVVAFNTLVQGFCSHGDMQKAMSVYSHMEENRCSPNIRTYGSLINGFAKRGSLEGAVYIWNKMLTSGCSPNVVVYTNMVEALCRQSKFKEAESLIEIMSTENCAPSVPTFNAFIKGLCDAGRLDWAEKVFRQMEQQYKCSPNIVTYNELLDGLAKANRIDEAYGLTREIFMRGVEWSLSTYNTLLHGTCNAGLPGIALQLVGKLMVDGKSPDEITMNMILLAYCKQGKAERAVKMMDLVSCGRRKWRPDVISYTNVLSGLCSSNCREDAVILLERMISEGIVPSIATWNVLVRCFILDDILSP; encoded by the coding sequence ATGTATCTGAAAGAAGGATGTTCGTTGCTGTTGAAAGTTCAAAAACCTCTTATCCCATTTGTGCTCAATACGAATCTCAATGTGAATCATCTCCTCCCAGAAGCTACAACAAACCATGCGGAGATCAAAGAATCAGATGTGGTAAAGAGGCTGAGACAAGAGTCTTGTGTTCCTTTAGCTTTGCATTTCTTCAAATCCGTTGCAAATTCGAATCTTTTCAAGCACACGCCTTTAACATTCGAGGTGATGATCAGGAAGCTTGCGATGGATGGTCAGGTTGATAGTGTTCAGTATCTTTTGCAGCAAATGAAACTCCAAGGTTTTCATTGTTCTGAAGATTTGTTTATCAGTGTTATTAGTGTGTATAGGCAAGTGGGTTTAGCTGAACGAGCTGTGGAGATGTTTTATAGGATTAAGGAGTTTGGGTGTGATCCTTCGGTTAAGATTTATAACCATGTTTTGGATACTCTGCTTGGTGAGAATAGGATTCAGATGATTTATACTGTTTATAGAGATATGAAGAGAGATGGGTTTGAGCCTAATGTGTTCACGTATAATGTTCTTCTTAAGGCTTTGTGTAAGAACAATAAGGTTGATGGTGCGAAGAAGTTGCTAGTGGAGATGTCGAATAAAGGGTGTTGTCCTGATGCTGTGAGCTACACTACTGTGATCTCATCGATGTGTGAGTTTGGTATGGTGAAGGAAGGTAGGGAGCTGGCAGGAAAATTTGAACCTGTTGTGAGTGTGTATAACGCTTTGATTAATGGGTTATGCAAAGACCATGATTACAAAGGGGCGTTTGACCTGATGAGGGAAATGGTGGAGAAGGGGATATCTCCTAATGTTATCTCGTACTCTACAGTTATCAATGTGCTTTGCAATTCTGGTCAAGTTGAGCTTGCTTTCTCGCTTCTGGCGCAGATGTTGAAACGAGGGTGTCATCCAAATATCCATACATTGAGTTCTCTTGTGAAGGGTTGTTTTGTAAGAGGTACAGCAGTCGATGCTCTAGACTTGTGGAACAGGATGATCAGAGGATTTGAGTTACAACCGAATGTTGTAGCGTTTAATACTTTGGTTCAAGGATTTTGTTCGCATGGGGATATGCAAAAGGCTATGTCTGTCTATTCACACATGGAAGAAAACAGATGTTCTCCAAACATCAGAACCTATGGCTCTCTTATCAACGGCTTTGCCAAAAGAGGTAGCCTCGAGGGTGCAGTTTATATATGGAATAAGATGCTAACTAGTGGATGCTCCCCAAATGTTGTGGTGTATACGAACATGGTGGAAGCTCTTTGTAGGCAATCCAAGTTTAAAGAAGCTGAATCTCTTATAGAAATTATGTCTACAGAAAACTGTGCTCCTTCTGTGCCAACGTTTAACGCTTTTATCAAAGGTTTATGCGATGCTGGGAGGCTTGACTGGGCTGAGAAAGTGTTCAGACAAATGGAGCAGCAGTACAAATGTTCTCCCAACATTGTAACATATAATGAGTTACTGGATGGGCTCGCAAAGGCAAACCGAATAGACGAAGCTTATGGTCTTACCCGAGAGATCTTCATGAGAGGTGTGGAGTGGAGCTTATCGACTTACAACACACTATTACATGGAACATGCAATGCAGGTCTCCCGGGGATAGCTCTGCAACTAGTAGGAAAATTGATGGTCGATGGTAAATCTCCGGATGAGATAACAATGAATATGATACTATTAGCCTATTGCAAACAAGGAAAAGCTGAGAGGGCAGTCAAGATGATGGATCTAGTTTCatgtggaagaagaaagtggCGGCCTGATGTAATCTCTTACACAAATGTGTTATCGGGTCTATGCAGTTCTAATTGTAGGGAGGATGCAGTGATTCTTCTTGAGAGGATGATAAGTGAAGGTATTGTCCCAAGTATTGCTACATGGAATGTATTGGTTCGATGTTTTATTCTCGATGACATCTTGAGCCCATGA
- the LOC104780701 gene encoding probable pre-mRNA-splicing factor ATP-dependent RNA helicase DEAH3 codes for MVKNSARYLEIQEERKKLPVWVHKDEFLQALKENQKVILVGDTGSGKTTQIPQFVLEAVVNENPNPGGTARLVGCTQPRRVAAMSAARRVSEEMDTVIDEEVGCTVRFDDCSSSRTVLKYLTDGMLLREALVDPLLSKYKAIILDEAHERSIATDLLFSILEKALTSRPALKLVVMSSTRYAHELRHYFSGHNVPLIKVPGRLHPVEIVYTRDPVTDYLEAAVRKVIQIHMCEPPGDVLVFLTGEEEIEDACSRIFHKLGDQVKVVPLYSFLPPAMQQRVFDPTPHPVRKIVVSTNIAETSLPIDGIVYVVDPGFSMQKYYNPQTRLDSLVVSPISMASADQRARRACTTGPGLIPAVPEMLRANLVNTVLALKRLGVKDVLSLNFMDPPSQKTLVRALTDLFDLGAMDDEGNLTEIGEMMSLEV; via the coding sequence ATGGTGAAGAACTCTGCGAGGTATTTGGAAATACAAGAGGAACGCAAGAAGCTACCAGTATGGGTACACAAAGACGAGTTTCTCCAAGCTTTGAAAGAAAATCAGAAGGTGATACTGGTGGGTGATACGGGCAGTGGTAAGACAACACAAATCCCACAGTTCGTTTTAGAAGCTGTGGTCaatgaaaaccctaatcctgGTGGGACTGCAAGGTTGGTTGGGTGCACGCAGCCTCGTAGAGTTGCAGCGATGTCTGCGGCCCGCCGAGTTTCTGAAGAGATGGATACAGTGATCGATGAAGAAGTCGGTTGCACTGTCCGTTTCGACGATTGCAGCAGCTCCAGAACCGTGCTCAAGTACCTGACCGATGGAATGCTTCTGAGAGAAGCACTGGTGGATCCGCTCTTATCAAAATACAAAGCGATCATTCTGGACGAGGCCCACGAAAGAAGTATAGCCACGGATTTGCTTTTTAGTATTCTTGAAAAAGCCTTGACTAGCCGGCCTGCTCTTAAGCTGGTTGTGATGAGTTCAACCCGATACGCCCACGAGCTCCGCCACTATTTTAGCGGTCATAATGTGCCTCTCATCAAAGTCCCAGGTAGGCTCCATCCAGTGGAGATCGTTTATACTCGAGATCCTGTGACGGACTATCTCGAGGCTGCTGTACGCAAAGTTATCCAGATTCACATGTGTGAGCCACCTGGTGATGTTCTTGTTTTCCTAACCGGggaagaagagattgaagatgctTGCAGCAGGATCTTCCATAAGCTCGGAGATCAAGTCAAAGTCGTGCCACTGTATTCCTTCCTCCCGCCTGCCATGCAACAGAGGGTTTTCGATCCCACACCACATCCCGTGAGAAAGATTGTCGTCTCCACCAACATTGCAGAGACTTCTCTACCCATCGACGGGATTGTTTACGTCGTTGATCCTGGTTTCTCCATGCAGAAATACTACAACCCGCAAACTCGTCTAGACTCCTTGGTGGTGTCCCCAATATCCATGGCAAGTGCTGACCAGAGAGCACGTCGTGCCTGTACAACAGGGCCTGGTTTAATACCGGCGGTTCCTGAGATGCTTAGAGCAAACCTCGTAAACACAGTTCTGGCCTTGAAAAGGCTGGGTGTGAAGGACGTGTTATCCTTGAACTTTATGGATCCTCCTTCCCAGAAGACCCTCGTTCGAGCCTTGACGGATTTGTTTGACCTGGGAGCAATGGACGATGAAGGTAACTTGACAGAGATAGGCGAGATGATGAGTCTGGAGGTCTAA
- the LOC104780703 gene encoding sialyltransferase-like protein 2 isoform X1, whose translation MKLLHLIFLLALTTGISAVLIYIIGVSNLYLDESNRLSNEDLEALQSLQSGFKKCVSANGLGLQAATGRDYCKVSINFPKDTVPKWKDPKSGELEGLSYEFDLCEAVATWEQVRNSSTILTKEYIDALPNGWEDYAWRRINKGIQLNNCQNKSLCFEKLSLVLPETPPYFPRQFERCAVIGNSGDLLKTKFGKEIDTYDAVLRENGAPIQNYKEYVGEKSTFRLLNRGSAKALDKVVELDEKKQEVLLVKTTIHDIMNKMIREVPIKNPVYLMLGASFGSAAKGTGLKALEFALSTCDSVDMYGFTVDPGYKEWTRYFSESRQGHTPLHGRAYYQMMECLGLIKIHSPMRADPNRVVKWVPSRNTIRSARIAAEKLFRRVGAGSPDPLASCSIVKKRNKNKRSMVSQLRKPVSDHQKFVRSTSMYPVEHSPGHGQLCITPAE comes from the exons ATGAAGCTCTTGCATTTGAtattcttattagctttaacTACTGGAATCTCTGCTGTTCTAATCTACATTATCGGCGTCTCAAATCTAT ATTTAGACGAGTCTAATCGGCTTAGCAATGAAGATTTAGAGGCGTTGCAGTCTTTGCAGAGCGGATTCAAGAAGTGCGTA agtGCAAATGGTCTGGGATTACAAGCTGCTACGGGTAGAGATTATTGCAAAGTTTCAATTAACTTCCCAAAGGATACTGTTCCCAAATGG AAAGATCCAAAATCTGGAGAGCTTGAAGGACTTTCATATGAGTTTGACCTGTGTGAAGCAGTAGCTACATGGGAACAA GTCAGGAATAGCTCTACCATACTCACCAAGGAATACATTGATGCCTTACCAAATGGATGGGAAGATTATGCATGGCGCAGAATCAATAAAGGAATTCAACT TAATAATTGCCAGAATAAATCTTTATGCTTCGAGAAGCTTTCGTTGGTGCTTCCTGAAACACCACCATATTTTCCCCGGCAGTTTGAGCGATGTGCTGTTATTGGTAACTCTGGTGATCTGTTAAAAACAAAGTTTGGAAAGGAGATAGATACTTATGATGCGGTTCTTAGAGAAAATGGTGCTCCGATTCAG AACTACAAGGAATATGTGGGAGAGAAAAGTACATTCCGTCTTCTTAACAGAGGGTCAGCAAAAGCCCTTGACAAAGTCGTGGAGTTGGATG AAAAAAAGCAAGAGGTCCTCCTAGTAAAAACAACAATTCATGATATTATGAACAAGATGATTCGG GAAGTCCCAATAAAAAATCCTGTGTACTTAATGCTTGGTGCTTCATTTGGCTCGGCAGCCAAAGGAACTGGGCTCAAGGCTCTTGAGTTTGCTCTCTCGACGTGTGATTCAGTGGATATGTATGGTTTTACTGTGGATCCAGGCTATAAAGAGTG GACTAGATATTTTTCAGAATCGCGACAAGGGCATACTCCTTTGCATGGTAGAGCTTACTACCAGATGATGGAATGCTTGGGT ctCATCAAAATACACTCTCCCATGAGAGCTGATCCTAACCGAGTCGTGAAATGGGTGCCAAGCCGCAATACAATTAGATCTGCAAGAATTGCAGCAGAGAAGCTCTTCAG GAGAGTTGGAGCAGGATCTCCAGACCCATTAGCATCATGCTCGATagtaaagaagagaaacaaaaacaagcgTTCAATGGTCTCACAGCTCAGAAAACCTGTGAGCGACCATCAAAAATTTGTGAGAAGCACAAGCATGTACCCTGTAGAGCACAGTCCTGGACATGGTCAGCTTTGCATTACACCAGCTGAATAA
- the LOC104780703 gene encoding sialyltransferase-like protein 2 isoform X2, which yields MKLLHLIFLLALTTGISAVLIYIIGVSNLYESNRLSNEDLEALQSLQSGFKKCVSANGLGLQAATGRDYCKVSINFPKDTVPKWKDPKSGELEGLSYEFDLCEAVATWEQVRNSSTILTKEYIDALPNGWEDYAWRRINKGIQLNNCQNKSLCFEKLSLVLPETPPYFPRQFERCAVIGNSGDLLKTKFGKEIDTYDAVLRENGAPIQNYKEYVGEKSTFRLLNRGSAKALDKVVELDEKKQEVLLVKTTIHDIMNKMIREVPIKNPVYLMLGASFGSAAKGTGLKALEFALSTCDSVDMYGFTVDPGYKEWTRYFSESRQGHTPLHGRAYYQMMECLGLIKIHSPMRADPNRVVKWVPSRNTIRSARIAAEKLFRRVGAGSPDPLASCSIVKKRNKNKRSMVSQLRKPVSDHQKFVRSTSMYPVEHSPGHGQLCITPAE from the exons ATGAAGCTCTTGCATTTGAtattcttattagctttaacTACTGGAATCTCTGCTGTTCTAATCTACATTATCGGCGTCTCAAATCTAT ACGAGTCTAATCGGCTTAGCAATGAAGATTTAGAGGCGTTGCAGTCTTTGCAGAGCGGATTCAAGAAGTGCGTA agtGCAAATGGTCTGGGATTACAAGCTGCTACGGGTAGAGATTATTGCAAAGTTTCAATTAACTTCCCAAAGGATACTGTTCCCAAATGG AAAGATCCAAAATCTGGAGAGCTTGAAGGACTTTCATATGAGTTTGACCTGTGTGAAGCAGTAGCTACATGGGAACAA GTCAGGAATAGCTCTACCATACTCACCAAGGAATACATTGATGCCTTACCAAATGGATGGGAAGATTATGCATGGCGCAGAATCAATAAAGGAATTCAACT TAATAATTGCCAGAATAAATCTTTATGCTTCGAGAAGCTTTCGTTGGTGCTTCCTGAAACACCACCATATTTTCCCCGGCAGTTTGAGCGATGTGCTGTTATTGGTAACTCTGGTGATCTGTTAAAAACAAAGTTTGGAAAGGAGATAGATACTTATGATGCGGTTCTTAGAGAAAATGGTGCTCCGATTCAG AACTACAAGGAATATGTGGGAGAGAAAAGTACATTCCGTCTTCTTAACAGAGGGTCAGCAAAAGCCCTTGACAAAGTCGTGGAGTTGGATG AAAAAAAGCAAGAGGTCCTCCTAGTAAAAACAACAATTCATGATATTATGAACAAGATGATTCGG GAAGTCCCAATAAAAAATCCTGTGTACTTAATGCTTGGTGCTTCATTTGGCTCGGCAGCCAAAGGAACTGGGCTCAAGGCTCTTGAGTTTGCTCTCTCGACGTGTGATTCAGTGGATATGTATGGTTTTACTGTGGATCCAGGCTATAAAGAGTG GACTAGATATTTTTCAGAATCGCGACAAGGGCATACTCCTTTGCATGGTAGAGCTTACTACCAGATGATGGAATGCTTGGGT ctCATCAAAATACACTCTCCCATGAGAGCTGATCCTAACCGAGTCGTGAAATGGGTGCCAAGCCGCAATACAATTAGATCTGCAAGAATTGCAGCAGAGAAGCTCTTCAG GAGAGTTGGAGCAGGATCTCCAGACCCATTAGCATCATGCTCGATagtaaagaagagaaacaaaaacaagcgTTCAATGGTCTCACAGCTCAGAAAACCTGTGAGCGACCATCAAAAATTTGTGAGAAGCACAAGCATGTACCCTGTAGAGCACAGTCCTGGACATGGTCAGCTTTGCATTACACCAGCTGAATAA